The Haematobia irritans isolate KBUSLIRL chromosome 1, ASM5000362v1, whole genome shotgun sequence DNA segment TTGGCATCACGATGAAAACCAACTATAGGCATCCAAATAATATCACCTttctttaattccaatttttgaCCATCGCCCAGATCATATGATATATCTTTGGAGCACACTCGATCAGCTGCTATGGCCCCTGGCCATTTACGCAAACATTCTTGAACcaccatatccaaatattgcatACCCATAATGGTTTCATAACCGAGAGTTTTACCTTCCAACTGCTCTTCAACATCTTGAATTTCTTGTAGAAGTTTCTCCTGGACATCAGGATTCTCCATTAATTCGTGACATGTTAGACAGGTGAGGGCAGCAGAGGTTTCGAATCCAGCAAAAAAGAAAAGGAAACATTGTCCCACAATATCAACATCGCTCCATTCACGATTGGACGTCTTGCCATTGTCATGATTCTTGAACATGCCCCGTGACTCCATCAACATATTGATCATATCGGGTCTTATGATATTGTGTTCCTGACGATATTTCATAGCATCCAAAACCAATCTCATGAAATAATCGGTGGATTCTTTATCAAAGAGCTGTATATCTAATAACTATAGaggtaaaaatttataaaaaaaattactgacTTTCTTCTAAACCCAAATGACCTACCTTCATTAATTTCTTGAAATTGGCAAATAACATAAACTTCAAATTTTGGGCAAAGGTAAATGTAGTCACTTTCTTTCCCATTTGATAGAATTCATTATCCATATCGGCATATGAATCCACTTGCAGGCCAAAAGCTGTCGAGGCAATTATATCATTGGTGAAACGTGTTATGAAGTCCTTAACTTCCAATTCCAAACCCTGTGGCGTAAAAACGCTCGGTTGTTTCTTCACATGGGCCAATGTGTGTTGAGCCACCTCATTCATCAGCTGAAACATGGAACGCATTTTACTTCCCGTAAAAGCTGGACTTAGAGTACTACGCATATCCTTCCATTTATTATCCTTCATCATAAATAATGAGGCAGCAAAGAGATTTTTGTTGTCAGTGTCATCGAACATCGATCGatgatttacaaaatgttcaaaatctTTTATGGCAATCTGTTTAACCAAGTCGGGATCGCGTATCATGTATAGAGGTTGACGTTGATCAAAAACGCCATAAACCCTGAAAAAAAGGAGAaataaaaaccacatggtttcaaTAAATAAAGACTAATGATTTGTTTTTGAAGACATTATCTCTGcattaatttttgtacaaaatatccATGAAACATTTGGTTCGATGTCCTTTATATCAGtccgtacacggacgaaaaagactgtttttcatatgtttggatgtaaaaattatatgtttggaactcaaattttttaacacaatatttttaagtgcaagcatataatgtgcataaactagcataagatgtctgggacatatatgttaatatgttagaacatattatgtttgggacagaaaatgtttgtaaatataatatgcttagatgcaaacaaatattaattaagaaatagccaataaatatatatgtgtttagaaagagagacgtaaagagtatgctgcaagtaaaataatggaagtaaccttaaaaatatatccacacaaagaaaatttcattaaaatttttttctaccaatgcatgtcctaaggtgaaacataatatgtttgaacaatacaaacaatattttgtttggaccaatcctgaaaatatatatgcttgaagcaaaatgtgtttggggtatatgttacagaagcgttttttttggggtgtaggACACACAATGAGGGCTATAGACTTCAAAAAAGTATTCAAATGTCCTTTCTGGACtttattttcccatatacatacatctgacccgatttagacaaaatttgttagacttctacaaaatctatagacttaaaatttaagtcgtctaattccctggggtggaacacaatgttagtaaaaaatatgggaaacattggcATGTATATACAGAAATTTACTTCTACTTTCTGtgtaaagtttcaagtaaatcggagtaaaactttggcttctgtggttatatgagtgtaaatcggttgaaGATATATGTatgtgggaggtatatctaaatccgaagcaaatttggcccacaaagttaaaatattaatttcaatccctgtgcaaaatttcacgtaaatctcaTATGACTCAGTGACACAtgagtgcactgttagaaaaatatgtttttcatatgttccgatataaacaaaatgtgtttcgggcacaactttaaaacacaatatatttaagtgcaaacatgtaatgttcctaaactaacactaactgtttgggacatctatgttaatatgttacaatatattatgtttgtggcatgaatgtttcataaaaatcatatgtgtgaatgcaaacacatagaccaattaatttataaagacATCTCAATTGACTttgcagcgctgtagtttgtctgcacaccgtagatggctctttttcgtctgcaattgagggattttttaatttggctttaattatttttctttcctttgttctctcgttgaaacaccaaatattgtgaaagtttataaaatagtattcatccacaccttttttgtaatgcaaattgactaatttatacggttattctcgttttccaaaaagaaattgagtcacttgactgcgcaattgagtggaatgactgcgcactgcaaataaacaaacccatggtgaattatcaaggtatgtccctatattttcttggtctatggcaaacatatataacattacaaatttcgactaaacatacatatgttgtgatattttattcaaagcgacagagagagtatagagaaaaaaatagagatggaaaccgggagagttgacgaaagatatcaacataacagcgaaagaatcaaacgagaacaatttctgtgaaaccgcttgtatgttgtttcggaaaattgttttatgataaggccaaaaatttgatatgtttaagtctaaatattatttaatttgaataaagagaatagacattcggaaccaagagaatagacatttgaaaaacatacagcatatgttttcgccttgagagcaccattttatgtatgtgtggacatgtgttttgtttatcattttggcattatgggcacaatttttttcttggttcattaaaagaaattaagggtcttcataaaaataacgaaagggcactatactctttttagagttgggacagtaaaatgaaataaggaggaaatagtgaaaaattacacagtaaaatgtataaaaacaaagtttagttcctctttattaataagtagtccacgaggagttgacggacaccttcaaatataaaagcgggcattaaattcaatttttgcatctaaaacaatttaaaaagtttattttctttaatatgaattattaaagaaaaataaaaggcattttatagcgacggtgttaaatgctagtaaaaaactgttcacgcctaactaaatttatgtttatattgtaaaattatttatgtatgtttatactcgactccacgttcttcttttgttagagtttttgaattccttccaaattttaaagttttgtaccaaaaccagttttttgttacaaaattgttatttttgcaataaaacaataatattttatccaaaaatcagtcaatttcgttatatcaagcactgttactgactataaatctttaataaccaacatttcgaagtttcattataaaaatttaatatagtataaatataaatgtgtaaattaaaaataaaaaaaagtgttcggtcggagcagggattgaacccatgaccctttgcatgcaaagcagacatgctaaccactgctccacgtggcaaacaaatgtatgtttctgttaaataatgttatgtttgcatgggctcgtgggcgctgcaaactatgctatataaatgtaatttataacgataattatctcctggtgactataacagctacgtaatccagtggatagtgtgttggcttacaaactgtatggtgctCGGTTCGatactccgtgcaggcgaaaggtaaaatttaaaaaatttataaaagtgaataatttcttcaacattatttgtattacagaaaaaggtgccaagaactaaaatatttcgtggatgtgaaaattacgagtatgttaggcattgagcagaatcgtctttgggaaaaattcttccaagcatataatacttttggactcaaaatgcttccaaacatataatatgttcacataaaacaaacatattaatgtgtcggcagtatccaataatatatgtgcttcctgcaaaatatgtttggaacatatgttaaagaagcgattttttttgagggtgtaggtgcatatcgggcgaaagatatatatgggagttaaggAAAAAACAATGAACAATGAAAaaacaccaggaagaaaactgttggttaattttttaatttaatttatattaactaaacagtattacaaacgctgacaaatttaaagaaataatgaactattttgtgggaaatacaaatttagtaaatctttatgcttaatttgtgtttttcccgttttttagttccttTAACAaatatacgcaaaaaattattagagtaaaggaaattcTCTCCAAAatgaagttaaattggctttagtgaaatagagagttcacttttttttgagtgtaattctgacccaaaacacataccagtgccaaatttgaagtcgattggattgAAACTGCGGCCTactctttgattacaaaaatatgttgacagacaaacggacatagatagatcgactcagggtccCACACTGAGCattttgccaaagacaacatgagtccttcctaacaccgtcttctaaattgcaaggtagtccaaacgtggtatatactaaactaaaaaaggccgattaaatacatatataactaAGAttgacaaataacattttgacaaaagtttctatagaaataaaattttgacaacattttctatagaaataaaatttggacaacattttctatagaagtaaaattttgacaaaattttctatagaaataaaattttgacaaaattttctatagaaataaaattttgacaaaattttctatagaaataaaattttaacaaaattttctatagaaataaagttttgacaaaatttttatagaaataattttggaaaaattttctatagaaataaaatttgacaaaattttctatacgaataaaattttgacaaaattttctatagaaataaaaatttggtagattatttttggctcgagtggcaaccatgattatgaaccgatatggaccaatttttgtgtgattggggatcggctatatataactatagaccgatatggaccaattttggcatggttgttagcggccatatactaacaccatgttccaaatttcaaccggatcggatgaattttgctcctccaagaggctacggaggacaaatctggggatcggtttatatgggggctatatataattatgaactgatatggaccaatttttgcatggttgttagagaccatatactaacaccacgtaccaaatttcaaccggatcggatgaaattagcttctctaagaggctccggaggtcaaatctgcggatcggtttatatgggggctatacgtaaaagtggaccgatatggcccatttgcaattccatccgacctacatcaataacaccaatgtggtatcacaatggactgaatagtctaagtgagcctgaaacatcgggctgccacctaacctaacctacatcaataacaactacttgtgccaagtttcgttcggaagttagcgtgatttcaacggacggacggacatgcttagatcgactcagaatttcaccacgacccagaatatctatactttatggggtcttagagcaatatttcgacgtgttacaaacggaatgacaatgttaatataacccccatcctatggtgtagggtataatgaactagtttgtaagaaatacgaatttagtaaatctttatgcttcatttgtgtatattttttccgtttttttagtttattaaactgacctatgcaaaaaaaatataagactacaggaaactttctccaaacataataatttcatgaactaaaataaagttaaattggctttagtgaaatagagggttaactttttttgagtgtaccccgTGACAAGTAATCAAACAAGTATTTACGTTGTAGGCAGATATTTTGCACTGTCATTGTAACTATAATTATAGTGATCAAAAAACCGGATTTTTCGAAAAAGAACCCGctgttttagtaattgttttcctgAAAAAGCAAACAATCTGATAGTTTAGAACAATACACTTACAGCTGAATAGGCACTAGCTTGCTTAAATTTTCTGCTGATCCGATTTATTTGATTGATTTAAGCATGTTCGCAATAACAATACTTAACTAATACTACGACTAGTCACCTGGACTAACTATTAGtttaattatacaaattataaaTTCACTCGGGTAATAAACTAAGCACAAAACAGTCGCATAGTACACATTGGTCctccaaaaattgtaaatttgcaGTAAACAAATTGCACTTTTTAAAATATGagtaatttacattttaattaaaatatttgtttaattaagcGGACCATGACATTTGTATACACTAAACCTATATGATAATTTGGATAGCAAAAATAGTTGTCCTGGTCCCCAAAATCCCAAGTCCTAAAGTTCAAAGAAATGGTAGACCTCATAAAGCttaatacactaaaaaaagtttatttaaatccaaagtttcggcttctttaaaataaagactgtTTTTGGGGGGTTATCTGCCTTTAAAtttaggctctataaaattaacattataacACAGAACTGATCTCTCAAAATGTCACTTtctttttgcatatatctccaaactataacagatacttcaatgtaaaaaatattttcttaatttcaaaaaacaaaaaaactttaaactaaaaatGCCAAATCCTTAATATATCGTAAGTCTTATGccagggcaaatatttgacagaaatcgaatCCGTTGCCATAgccaaaccagcaaacattttgagctcatattggatataacaggttggctgataagttcccggtctaactaagaaaaacacatttttttgtcaaaattcgtttttattattcaacatagttcccttcaagagcgatacaacgattataacgaccttccaattttttgataccattttggtagtactccttcggtaggcctcagtttcggcgatcacctcttcattgcagccaaattttttccctgcgagcatccttttgaggtctgagaacaagaaaaagtcgctggggccagatctggagaatacggtgggtggggaagcaattcgaagcccaattcgtgaatttttgccatcgttctcaatgacttgtggcacggtgcgttgtcttggtggaacaacacttttttcttcttcatatggggccgttttgccgcgatttcgaccttcaaacgccatataatagtcactgttgatggtttttcccttctcaagataatcgatacaaattattccatgcgcatcccaaaaaacagaggccattactttgccagcgaacttttgagcctttccacgcttcgtagacggttcaccggtcgctgtccactcagccgactgtcgattggactcaggagtgtagcgatggagccatgtttcatcgattttcacatatcgacggaaaactcgggtgtattacgagttaacagctgcaaacaccgctcagaatcatcaacacgttgttgtttttggtcgcgcggcacccattttgcacagagcttccgcatatccaaatattgatgaatgatatgaccagcaCGTTCctatgatatctttaaggcctctgctaggttaggttaggttaggttaggttaggtggcagcccgatgtatcaggctcacttagactattcagtccattgtgataccaccttgatgaacttctctcttatcactgagtgctgcccgattccatgttaagctcaatgacaagggacctcctttttatagccgagtccgaacggcgttccacattgcagtgaaaccacttagagaagctttgaaaccctcagaaatgtcaccagcattactgaggtgggataatccaccgctgaaaaactttttggtgttcggtcgaagcaggaatcgaacccacaaccttgtgtatgcaaggcgggcatgctaaccattgcaccacggtggttcccctctgcctctgctatctcgatcaacttcattttacggtcattcaaaatcattttgtggatttttttgatgttttcgtcggtaaccacctctttcgtgcgtccactgcgttcaccgtcctccgtgctcatttcaccacgcttgaattttgcataccaatcaattagtgttgatttccctggggcagagtccggaaactcattatcaagccaagtttttgcttccaccgtatttttcccttcagaaaacagtattttatcaaaaacacgaaattcctttttttccatttttttcacaataacaaaagttgcttcacaaaagacgctctatctcacaaactaattgacttacaaacgtcaaattttgacacgaatcatttgaaggttggtactatataaaaataatatgcatttaatactagcgacgtcatctatgtgtcagaccggggacttatcagccaaccgttaTATCTTAAAACTAtacttcaatgtaaaaaatattttcttaatttaaaaaaaaaaaaaactttaaaccaaaaatgccaAATCCTTAATATAAGTCTTATGCcaaggtcacactgggcaaatatttgacagaaatcgaaaaagaatcCATTGCCATAgccaaaccagcaaacattttgtgctcatattggatatataacatcatggcagggttattttccaaaaaccgtatccaGATGTTTGGATAAttgttctggaaaaatgtttgacactcattttggtcaaatatttgactaGTGTGACCATAACCTTAGGCTATatatgaagcttttttatctttaatccaacacagaaaaaaatatttccaattaaaaagttgattgaagttgatttttttttttcaattaataatttaattgatacaattgactttttaatcaagatagaaaccttaagttaattaagtcaaggattgaaaatgtttaaatttttaattaaaaaaataattgattcaattaacattttaatcaaactcggaagactaagtcggtAAAAGAgagatgaattttttttaatttttaaatagaaaattatttcaaaatatatttgttttaatcaaactaaaaacacaaagtcagattAGAAAgtatttgaaaatagttaccatttcaaatcaaaaaattaattgagttttgcaagcaaaatcaattaaatttttaattgaatcaatcaaaaaattaattgaaattttcaaattaaattaaataattttttaatcaaatatttttttaattttcaattaaaaccgtgattaatactatcattttcgtgactgaagacatttcaataaaaaaaaattattggatcaattaatttcgtgattgcatcagaaaaaaaatttttgtgttaaaaattcaatatatcagttaatttaaagattttgtcttcaaaTCAAGAatggttttctttactttaaggaaaatttgccttacttcaaagacatgcgactttgacAGAGGGGCGTAAGTTtcaaagatttgtgtcctaaacttaaagaaggaaattttttttatcaaagattataaactttcttttaataaacatttctttattttaaagttaaaatttattatttatttggcaattgTCCACAGTCAAATGCAATTTTccttattccaagtatgtctcaaaatatttttgaactaaATGTAGAGTAGAAGTATTGTACTTTGTACGAGGTAGTTCAGTGAGAAAAATGAACCAaacgatacactgaaaaaaagcatactcggttccaaagattttgtctttactgtaaaaatttggtattgattccgagccaaagaagcgaagaatacaagtaaggacacaagacacaattctcttttaaatttaggttttgtgtacttgcttctaggaagcaaattttaatttttcgctttctcagcttttttttcatatgctatcaaagtcctttaaaaacgagttaacggcaactttattttccaaattaagactcgacttccagtagaaattatgctatgtttgaagtaaaaaacttctttaaaataaagttttgaaaaacatgtcctatatttgaacgattttttgctttgtagtcaagatgcaaaaagacaacaaatttaaagacaatttcattaaatttaaagattttttctgaattattaaagtcaagttgaccttagcttataaattttttcttttacgttaagatacccatttttaagtaaaatcgcttaattataaggacaatacgacttcattgaaaagtttatcgacttttggacaaggaaaataactttagtttagagaaatgcgtcttctatggtaagcaaaatttgtattcgtattttaaagacgtgaaatctttgacctcacgacaatatttttttcagtgtagattttgcaacgaaaatattttcatttataccaaacattgttttcttttttgttaataataaaaatttaaacttttcgaTGATATTCATTGCGTgtagatcgactcataatttcaccataaaaaatttggaatatatgaTATCTTTAAATTCCATTTATATTGATTATAGTGGACATGATACATGTGTTCTTTGTTCGAAAAATGTAGGTTCCATAAAAAAAGATAAGGCACGCAGATGATGAAATAGCCTTGTGAAACTGTTGCAATAGCAACGCATTATTTCAAAAGTTCAATACACGATATAGATTTATAAGATACACATGTATGACAAAATAAACTTCTAATCATTACGAGCTTCTAATACCATTTAATGTTTAAAGATAATTAATCATGCACCAagatattttccattttttaaataacaaaaaattatcagaatcaacaaaatattgaaaaataccctttcatataatatatttaatatttaataatatccAAATACTAActgtatatacaccctcaaaaaaatcgcttctttaacatatgttccaaacatattttgcaggaagcacatatattattggatactgccgaaacattaatatgtttgttttatgtgaacatattatatgtttggaagcattttgagcccaaaaatattatatgcttggaagaatttttcccaaagacgattgtgctcattccctaacatactcgtcattttcacttcaacgaaatattttagttcttggcacctttttctgtaatacaaataatgttgaagaaattattcacttttataaattattgaaattttacctttcgcctgcacggagaatcgaaccgaggaccatacagtttgtaagccaacacactatccactgggctacgtagctgttatagtcaccagcaggtaattatcgttatacgctatatttatatagcatagtttgcagcgcccacgagcccatgcaaacataacattatttaacagaaacatacatttgtttgccacgtggagtagTGGTTagaatgtctgccttgcatgtgggtcgtgggttcaatccctgctccgaccgaacattttttttgttttttgttttttttttttttttttttttaatttacacacttatatttatactatattaaatttttataatgaaacttcgaaatgtgggttattaaagatttatagtcagtaacagtgcttgatataaacgaaattgacttatttttggataaaatattatttttttttattgcaaaaataacaattttgtaacaaaaaactgtttttggtacaaaactttaaaatttgaaaggaattcaaaaactctaacaaaagaagaacgtgaacagttttttactagcatttaacaccatcgctctaaaatgccttttatttttctttaataattcattttaaagaaaataaacttttttaattgttttagctgcaaaactcgaacttaatgcccgcttttatatttgaaggtgtccgtcaactcctcgtggactacttattaataaagaggaactaaactttgattttatacattttactgtgtaatttttcactatttcctccttatttcattttactgtcccaactttaaaaagaatatagtgccctttcgttattttttatgaagacccctgatttcttttaacgaaccaagaaaaaaattgtgcccataatgccaaaatgataaacaaaacacatgtccacacatacataaaatgctgctctcaaggcgaaaacatatgctgtttgtttttcaaatgtctattctcttggttccgaatgtccattctctttattcaaattaaataatatttattcaaattaaataatatcaaatttttggccttatcataaaacagtttaccgaaacaacatacaagcggtttcacagaaattgttctcttttgattctttcgctgtgttatgttgatatcttttgccaactctcccggttgccatctctatttctttcgctatactctctctgtcgctttaaataaaatatcacaacatatgtatgtttatccgaattttgtaaatttatacatgtttgcattcacacatatgatttttatgaaacattcatgccccaaacataatatattctaacatattaacatagatgtcccaaacatttagtgttagttaaggaacattacatgtttgcacttaaatatattgtgttttaaaattgtgcccgaaacacattttgtttatattggaacatatgaaaaacatatttttctaagagtgtatgtatgcatacacccaaagaaaaaaattctttccacaggaacgaaattttggacaaacgaaattcctcttataaagtattttcttttagaccaaaaaaacccaaatttatgatatgcgaatcaacgattgtctctaattcTTTTTAATTGCctttgaggtgggataatccaccgctgaaaagcgtaatgctggtgacatttctgagggtttcaaagcttctctaagtggtttcactggaatgtggaacgccgttcggactcggctataaaaaggaggtcccttgtcattgagcttaacatggaatcgggcagcactcagtgataagagagaagttcaccactgtggtatcacaatggactgaatagtctaagtgagtgatacatcgggctgccacataacctaacctaacctaaggaaaattctttagcgtcaaaagaaaactttgcttgtctaa contains these protein-coding regions:
- the LOC142222625 gene encoding putative cytochrome P450 9f2 isoform X1, translated to MWIEFLILTSLALYLFYRWATSNQDFFKKRGIPYCKPVPLFGNFWEMVLRRKSMFDILVDMYHEHDGKVYGVFDQRQPLYMIRDPDLVKQIAIKDFEHFVNHRSMFDDTDNKNLFAASLFMMKDNKWKDMRSTLSPAFTGSKMRSMFQLMNEVAQHTLAHVKKQPSVFTPQGLELEVKDFITRFTNDIIASTAFGLQVDSYADMDNEFYQMGKKVTTFTFAQNLKFMLFANFKKLMKLLDIQLFDKESTDYFMRLVLDAMKYRQEHNIIRPDMINMLMESRGMFKNHDNGKTSNREWSDVDIVGQCFLFFFAGFETSAALTCLTCHELMENPDVQEKLLQEIQDVEEQLEGKTLGYETIMGMQYLDMVVQECLRKWPGAIAADRVCSKDISYDLGDGQKLELKKGDIIWMPIVGFHRDAKYFENPMKFDPERFNPDNKEKLHPCAFMPFGVGPRNCIGSRFALLETKVMVYYLLREFKLVPAQKSCIPLKLNPAGFQLVPKNGFWIKFISRA
- the LOC142222625 gene encoding putative cytochrome P450 9f2 isoform X2, which encodes MGGFSEDAVILDALRVYGVFDQRQPLYMIRDPDLVKQIAIKDFEHFVNHRSMFDDTDNKNLFAASLFMMKDNKWKDMRSTLSPAFTGSKMRSMFQLMNEVAQHTLAHVKKQPSVFTPQGLELEVKDFITRFTNDIIASTAFGLQVDSYADMDNEFYQMGKKVTTFTFAQNLKFMLFANFKKLMKLLDIQLFDKESTDYFMRLVLDAMKYRQEHNIIRPDMINMLMESRGMFKNHDNGKTSNREWSDVDIVGQCFLFFFAGFETSAALTCLTCHELMENPDVQEKLLQEIQDVEEQLEGKTLGYETIMGMQYLDMVVQECLRKWPGAIAADRVCSKDISYDLGDGQKLELKKGDIIWMPIVGFHRDAKYFENPMKFDPERFNPDNKEKLHPCAFMPFGVGPRNCIGSRFALLETKVMVYYLLREFKLVPAQKSCIPLKLNPAGFQLVPKNGFWIKFISRA